A portion of the Kribbella jejuensis genome contains these proteins:
- the rpsG gene encoding 30S ribosomal protein S7, with the protein MPRKGPAPKRPVIIDPVYSSPLVTQLISKILVDGKKQIAQRIVYDALEGTRTKTGTDPVITLKRALDNVKPSIEVKSRRVGGATYQVPIEVKPGRSTTLALRWLTTYSRARREKTMSERLMNEILDASNGLGASVKRREDTHKMAEANKAFAHYRW; encoded by the coding sequence ATGCCGCGCAAGGGCCCCGCCCCGAAGCGCCCGGTCATCATCGACCCGGTCTACAGTTCGCCGCTCGTCACCCAGTTGATCTCCAAGATCCTGGTCGACGGCAAGAAGCAGATCGCCCAGCGGATCGTCTACGACGCGCTCGAGGGCACCCGGACGAAGACCGGCACCGACCCGGTGATCACGCTGAAGCGTGCGCTGGACAACGTGAAGCCGAGCATCGAGGTGAAGAGCCGCCGGGTCGGTGGCGCCACCTACCAGGTGCCGATCGAGGTCAAGCCGGGCCGGTCGACCACGCTGGCGCTGCGCTGGCTGACGACGTACTCGCGGGCCCGCCGCGAGAAGACCATGTCCGAGCGGCTGATGAACGAGATCCTGGACGCGTCCAACGGTCTCGGTGCGTCGGTGAAGCGCCGCGAGGACACGCACAAGATGGCCGAAGCCAACAAGGCTTTCGCCCACTACCGCTGGTGA
- a CDS encoding maleylpyruvate isomerase N-terminal domain-containing protein: protein MPEGFSAASIGSQDPIDHLAEFDRTAAELAAVLGDLDPSRPVPACPGWTVADLALHIGSGQRWAASIVLSGTSQQVPEVLRTTISWADWYAATSAALSAAIRAVDPDEPCWNFAPVDQRAGFWARRRLHETVIHLVDARQAAAQEAGTGLEVIPAAIAADGVDEVFEVFLPRMLARGFAPAVTRQVGVRATDTGHEWTLTPLSEGNPPAVERGRAVGEAVLSGTAAELDLCLWKRLPTAVLTVEGDAVVGSDFLAGRATP from the coding sequence GTGCCTGAAGGTTTCTCCGCTGCGTCGATCGGGTCCCAGGACCCGATCGACCACCTCGCCGAGTTCGACCGGACGGCCGCCGAGCTGGCGGCCGTCCTCGGCGATCTCGACCCGTCCCGGCCGGTGCCCGCGTGCCCGGGCTGGACGGTCGCCGACCTGGCGCTGCACATCGGCTCCGGGCAGCGCTGGGCGGCCTCGATCGTGCTCAGCGGCACCTCCCAGCAGGTCCCGGAGGTACTGCGGACGACGATCTCCTGGGCCGACTGGTATGCCGCCACCAGCGCGGCGCTGTCCGCGGCGATCCGGGCGGTCGATCCGGACGAACCCTGCTGGAACTTCGCGCCGGTCGATCAGCGCGCCGGATTCTGGGCCCGGCGGCGCCTGCATGAGACGGTCATCCACCTCGTGGACGCCCGGCAGGCCGCCGCTCAAGAGGCCGGCACTGGTCTGGAGGTGATACCTGCGGCGATCGCGGCCGACGGAGTGGACGAGGTGTTCGAGGTGTTCCTGCCCCGGATGCTCGCCCGCGGGTTCGCTCCGGCGGTCACCCGGCAGGTCGGCGTACGGGCCACCGACACCGGGCACGAATGGACGCTGACGCCTTTGTCAGAAGGGAATCCGCCCGCGGTCGAGCGCGGCAGGGCGGTCGGCGAAGCGGTGCTCTCGGGGACCGCGGCGGAGCTCGACCTGTGCCTGTGGAAGCGCTTGCCGACGGCCGTTCTGACGGTCGAGGGAGACGCAGTCGTGGGCAGCGATTTCCTGGCCGGCAGGGCCACTCCGTAG
- the rpsL gene encoding 30S ribosomal protein S12, with the protein MPTIQQLVRKGRQDKVSKNKTPALKGSPQRRGVCTRVYTTTPKKPNSALRKVARVRLTSGIEVTAYIPGVGHNLQEHSIVLVRGGRVKDLPGVRYKIIRGSLDTQGVKNRKQARSLYGAKKEKS; encoded by the coding sequence GTGCCCACCATTCAGCAGCTGGTCCGCAAGGGCCGCCAGGACAAGGTGTCCAAGAACAAGACGCCGGCCCTGAAGGGTTCCCCTCAGCGTCGTGGTGTGTGCACGCGCGTCTACACGACCACGCCGAAGAAGCCGAACTCGGCCCTTCGTAAGGTCGCGCGTGTCCGCCTGACCAGCGGCATCGAGGTCACCGCGTACATCCCCGGTGTCGGCCACAACCTGCAGGAGCACTCGATCGTGCTCGTCCGTGGCGGCCGGGTGAAGGACCTCCCGGGTGTCCGCTACAAGATCATCCGCGGTTCGCTCGACACCCAGGGTGTGAAGAACCGTAAGCAGGCCCGCAGCCTCTACGGCGCGAAGAAGGAGAAGAGCTAA
- a CDS encoding nuclear transport factor 2 family protein — protein sequence MTDLPAYLRPFVLGVLEGSDVRVDRLGEIDLYRPPGTARGGAILFVHGGPGPDGLEVMPRDWPVYKGYATAAARRGLVAAVVDHSLIHGLDRLVEAADEVEAAVAVLRSDPRVDPDRVGLWFFSGAGLLAGEWLDSRPDWLRFVSLTYPLLATPPGVDDLVTAAEVIGKHKDLPVLLTRVGLEREELAGPVAEFVSAGGAALDIIDVPKGHHGFDMLDHTEESRAAVTKALDWAIAHLGEQPGADGKLLVPPPPARKTTTTTATRRTTRTAVATAPKAPAEPATRQAPKPEQPPAVPAAVTPAAPVVPAVQASLADLGVATVAAVTAETPAARVIAREHAAYAAHDLEAFLATYSPTARILLANGSELKGRRFLREYYRPLFEAGRCKTEVLQKITLGEWVVEHVNSYDDDGAVPQLALYRVVDGAITDVEFRA from the coding sequence ATGACGGATTTGCCGGCCTACTTGCGGCCTTTCGTCTTGGGGGTTCTGGAAGGTTCTGACGTACGCGTCGATCGCCTGGGGGAGATCGACCTGTACCGCCCGCCCGGTACCGCCCGAGGCGGCGCAATTCTCTTCGTGCACGGGGGACCCGGACCGGACGGCCTCGAGGTGATGCCTCGGGACTGGCCGGTCTACAAGGGCTACGCGACCGCTGCCGCCAGGCGAGGCCTGGTGGCCGCAGTCGTCGACCACAGCCTGATCCACGGCCTCGACCGCCTGGTCGAGGCCGCGGACGAGGTGGAGGCCGCGGTCGCCGTACTGCGTTCGGATCCACGGGTCGACCCCGATCGGGTCGGGCTGTGGTTCTTCTCGGGCGCCGGCCTGCTGGCCGGGGAGTGGCTGGACAGCCGCCCCGACTGGCTGCGCTTCGTATCCCTGACCTACCCGTTGCTCGCCACCCCGCCCGGTGTCGACGATCTGGTAACTGCTGCCGAGGTGATCGGCAAACACAAGGACCTGCCTGTGCTGCTGACAAGAGTCGGACTCGAGCGTGAGGAGCTCGCCGGTCCGGTAGCGGAGTTCGTCTCCGCGGGTGGCGCCGCGCTGGACATCATCGACGTACCGAAAGGGCACCACGGGTTCGACATGCTCGACCACACCGAAGAATCACGCGCCGCCGTGACCAAGGCTCTCGACTGGGCGATCGCCCACCTCGGCGAGCAGCCTGGCGCCGACGGCAAGCTCCTCGTCCCACCACCACCGGCCCGGAAGACGACCACCACCACCGCTACCCGCCGGACGACCAGGACCGCGGTCGCCACGGCTCCCAAGGCACCTGCCGAACCCGCCACTCGGCAGGCACCGAAGCCCGAACAGCCACCGGCCGTCCCGGCAGCTGTCACGCCGGCCGCTCCTGTCGTGCCGGCCGTCCAGGCATCGCTTGCGGACTTAGGGGTGGCCACGGTGGCCGCTGTCACCGCCGAGACGCCCGCGGCGCGGGTGATCGCCCGCGAGCACGCGGCGTACGCCGCACACGACCTCGAGGCCTTCCTGGCGACGTACTCGCCGACGGCGCGCATCCTGCTCGCGAACGGCTCCGAACTGAAGGGCCGCCGGTTCCTCCGGGAGTATTACCGCCCGCTCTTCGAGGCCGGCCGCTGCAAGACCGAAGTGCTGCAGAAGATCACCCTGGGGGAGTGGGTGGTGGAGCACGTGAACAGCTACGACGACGACGGCGCCGTCCCGCAGCTGGCGCTCTACCGGGTCGTCGACGGCGCTATCACCGACGTCGAGTTCCGTGCCTGA